From one Gracilibacillus salinarum genomic stretch:
- the ligD gene encoding DNA ligase D gives MWKPMLPILTSHAPTDRQWLYQIKYDGFRCGLYWDADGVTILSRNGHDLTAYFPEITNWCKQHHDLYESNLPLLLDGEIVQLLTSYRCNFSQIQRRSKSKRNAKNQLQVTFIVFDLLQGGETNFRNKPFIERDQALDNLFTKKTGTIYKAPTFELVEDVKKLVDLHQAEGFVAKKKNAPYKEGKRSDSWLKIKNYRTIQGIVTKWNSDNDYFTISYYADNKLQLLGKCKNGLKNDEKETLQTFIKKNGKKVNGTTWNVAPSVCLNIDCLDVSNHELREPHFAAFRFDIEPADCTKDAVQLGLAQIPECISVSRLEKLLFPNYSKLEYLCYLRTMAPYMLPWIMDRKLTIIRYPDGVDAPSFYQKHLPDYAPAFLRPMLSTDEEAAIYIQNFESLLWFGNHAGLEFHMPFNKQHHQEPDQIVFDLDPPSLKEFYLAVRAASLIKEMMENQKLKPYIKTSGRTGLQIHIPINNWTYQDTRELMEATANVLIQAYPDQFTSERLIKNRGNRLYIDYVQHAEGKTIIAPYSTRATKQATVATPLFWEEVNETLDPTSFTIRSVLKRIKDKGCPFFDFYTHFEKQE, from the coding sequence GTGTGGAAACCAATGTTGCCAATTCTTACATCACATGCACCAACAGATCGCCAATGGTTATATCAAATAAAATATGATGGATTCCGTTGTGGCTTGTATTGGGATGCGGATGGAGTCACTATACTAAGTCGGAATGGTCACGATCTCACCGCTTATTTCCCTGAAATCACGAATTGGTGTAAGCAACATCATGACCTATACGAGAGTAATCTCCCGTTATTGTTAGATGGTGAAATCGTTCAATTACTCACTTCATACCGTTGTAACTTTAGTCAAATCCAAAGAAGGTCGAAGTCAAAGCGAAATGCAAAGAATCAACTTCAGGTAACATTTATTGTTTTCGATCTACTACAAGGTGGGGAGACAAATTTCCGTAATAAACCATTCATCGAAAGAGATCAAGCACTGGATAACTTATTTACGAAAAAGACCGGAACGATATACAAAGCACCTACTTTTGAACTGGTAGAAGATGTGAAGAAATTGGTTGATTTACACCAGGCGGAGGGATTTGTAGCTAAGAAAAAAAACGCCCCCTATAAAGAAGGAAAGCGTAGTGATTCCTGGTTGAAAATAAAGAACTATCGTACTATTCAAGGAATTGTAACAAAATGGAATAGTGATAATGACTATTTTACGATTAGTTATTATGCGGACAATAAACTGCAATTGTTAGGCAAGTGTAAAAACGGGTTGAAGAATGATGAAAAAGAAACACTACAGACATTTATAAAAAAGAATGGTAAAAAAGTAAACGGAACGACTTGGAATGTAGCGCCATCTGTCTGCTTGAATATTGACTGTCTGGACGTTAGCAATCATGAATTGCGTGAACCACATTTTGCAGCGTTCCGTTTCGATATCGAACCAGCAGATTGTACTAAAGACGCGGTTCAGCTTGGATTAGCGCAAATTCCAGAATGTATCTCCGTTTCAAGATTAGAAAAATTGCTATTTCCCAATTACTCTAAATTAGAATATTTGTGTTATTTAAGAACAATGGCGCCGTACATGCTTCCTTGGATAATGGATCGGAAATTAACGATTATTCGCTATCCTGATGGCGTAGATGCGCCATCATTCTATCAAAAACATTTACCAGATTATGCACCTGCTTTTCTCAGACCTATGCTATCAACCGACGAAGAAGCAGCTATATATATACAGAACTTTGAAAGTCTGCTTTGGTTTGGCAACCATGCTGGCTTGGAATTTCATATGCCATTTAACAAGCAGCACCATCAAGAGCCGGATCAAATTGTCTTTGATTTAGATCCACCCAGCCTTAAAGAATTCTACCTTGCTGTTCGGGCTGCATCATTAATTAAAGAAATGATGGAGAACCAAAAATTAAAACCATATATCAAGACCTCGGGAAGGACCGGACTGCAAATTCATATACCGATTAATAATTGGACGTACCAGGATACACGTGAGTTAATGGAAGCTACAGCTAACGTATTAATTCAAGCGTATCCGGATCAGTTTACCAGCGAAAGGCTGATAAAGAATCGCGGCAATCGGTTGTATATTGATTATGTCCAGCACGCGGAAGGAAAAACCATTATTGCTCCTTACTCCACGCGTGCAACGAAACAAGCAACTGTAGCTACTCCTTTATTCTGGGAAGAAGTTAACGAAACCCTGGATCCAACCAGTTTCACTATTCGTTCAGTATTGAAAAGAATTAAGGACAAAGGATGCCCATTCTTTGATTTTTATACACATTTCGAAAAGCAGGAGTAA